Genomic segment of Salvia hispanica cultivar TCC Black 2014 chromosome 2, UniMelb_Shisp_WGS_1.0, whole genome shotgun sequence:
tagaatttgtCAATTTAAAATACTGTTCTAATCAATTTAATACTCTTTGTTTGAATGTTATTGTGTCTATGGTTGAATTATAGCTTGTAGCGTATCTTTTTTCAAGGTTCCATGAATTAAACCGTAAAACATGTCATTGTTTGGTATTAcaccccaaaatttgctacactttgacccgacacggattttaagaaatataatgaaaagggagttgaaaaaattggtgggatgtgagtcctacttttaaagtattagttttataataaaatgtgagtaggaatgagttagtggaatatggggtccactaccaaaaatggttaaagtgaagtgtatcaaattttcagggacggaccgaaatagtaatatgtatcaaattttcagggacagaggtagtatgtttttaaatttaaaacttagTATATAAGCATTGAATTAATAACTATGCCATGTTTGTGAGGGAAGGATTAGGAAATATATTAGGAAAAGAATTAGGTGATCTTTTTGTGCTATATATGATGCACAACATTGCATTCTACTTATTCATAATATTGTACATGTTCCCACCTTTATCGCATTTCCTAAAACGTGGTCTTTACTGGTCAacaatttgaataattttgtttaacaaaaaattactccatatttaccatataatagtagtagtattttaatgtGATCTTCACATTTATTGACGcaacacatttttctaattatgaTATGCACGTTCTCTCTCTTACATAATGCCATCTTCACTAACCCTGACATAGGGATGAGGATAATCATCaataggggtgtcgaaacgagTAGCGGTAATAGGTAATTCCCATTCCgtcaatttctcttcaattattctctcatcgtctcaaaaatgaatccccACGACTACGATTTGAGTATATCGAATGGCTGTAGACGGGCCTTGACTCAGCCTTGTTCGATGCCGTTAATGAAGCCAAGAGCGGAATGCTTGCACATCGCGGGAGCGAGTGGCGGCGGAGCGCGGGTCCCTCGCCCGATCTGACGTCGGGCGTTTGTCCCCGAGCACGACGTAGTGCACGACGTCATTCGCAGATTATTTTGCCGAGAATCCAAGGTGGGGCCGAATGTTTTTCACCGACGTTTTAAAATAGCGAGATCTTTTCTCCGCGTTGTGCACACGTTGGAGGGACGTGATGAGTGCGCCGATTCGGGAATACGGGATCGGCGGACCGGACTTACGCCGTTGCgaagtgcacggttgcgaTCAGCTAGTTGTACGGCACAACAGCGGATATGTTCGGCGAGTACCTCCACGTCGAAGGGAGACGGCGCGCGAATGTCACCGAAGAGACTTTTGTAAGTTAGTTGTGGAGGCTTTTAGCCACACATATTTGCGACGCCCGACTATTGATGATTGCCCGAGCCTGATGCGGATGCACGAGACGGTGCACGGCTTCCCTGGGATGCTAGGGAGCATCGTATGTATgcagtggaagaactgcccgGCGGCTGGAAGGCCAATTTACTAGCGAGCTACAAGGGCGGCCACCGTGAGAATGATCCTAGAAGGCTGTGCGACCACCGCGCTCTAGATGCAGGTGCCACACTTTGGTGTGGtcggtcgaacaacgacatcaacgtcctcaactcgtccacCCTATTCGCCGATCAATGCAGGGGTCGCGGTCGGTCCATTCGGTTCACTGCGCAACGGCCGCACACATCATACGGGGTACTACTTGGCCGATGGCATGGTGACCCAAGGTGGCctgtttttttttgaagacgaTCAGCGGTTTGTCCAATTGAGTGAGAGGATGAGTCTATGTTTGCGGTAAAGGCAGGAGGCGTCGCgggaaggatgtggagcgggcttttggggtgctccaatcgcggtgGGCAATCGTGAAAGGTCCGGCGCGTTTCTGGTACAAGGAAGTCatcgccgacatcatgtatgcgtgcatcatcatgcataacatgatagtcgaacaagAACGTGGACATGTTACCAATTGGGTGGATGATGAAGCCGAATCTAGCTCCAGCACGGTGACCTCGCCTGTCACTCGAGGATTACCGACTGGCTTCGGTGCGATTCTACAACGACATGCCTCAATGCGCAACCAACAAGACCATACTCAGCTCATGaccgacatgattgaagaagtttggaaccGCAACCGCCGCCGTTGAgaaattgtagtttttttatttcgtattgtaatgtttgaactttaatgaaatgaagttagtttttcaatttttgaagtatttaaatattcaaatactccctccgttccctcatagttgaggcggaacttttggGTACGGAGTCTAAGAAATGGATGTTTAGTGGGTTAAGTAGATAGgtaataaagtagataaagtAGTTGGactttttgaatttgaatttcatttttaagttgaactttttatttaaaataaacaaaatttgtgtTACAAATTCAACTTTATAAACTGTTTATTAAGTTGTTAATTAtccaaatcttcaaaattaaatcgtgaatttaagagagagagagccgaGAATACATATGCTAAAGTAGAATGAAaagtctttttttattaatccaAATGTTTGGCTAAAGCTGTAACATTTCAAGAGTTTAATTTTTGGCACAGCCATAACAGTACatgaaatttacaaaaattttcaGAGAGGGAATTCTGGCACCACTTCACATTTCATTGAACTAAAAGTGCCGCCCCTTTCTACTCACTGCTATAAATACTCCTCCACTAACTTCAAACATTAAAAATCTCAACCACCAAATGGAGTAAATGCTTTCCTTGGCTGTTGAAGTCTTTTGAATGCTCATAAATGGGGCATCAGGAGTATTCCTCAGAATTCAAGAACCAAGTGGTTCAATTCATCATCGGAAGGTGCGTGGGCGGTGTACCTCCTCGTGGCACACTTAAGGATGCACAGCTGAAGTTCACAATCTCCCGACAAACCTGTACGAGGTGGTGGAACGCTGCAAAGAAACAACACAGAGGAACATCAGTTCAATTGGTAAGTGTAAAAAAAGTGAGGCCTTACCCCAAAAGGCTGCATCTGGATATTGATCTATTCAAGAGTTTGCATTACTCCAATTGGAGATGATTGCCCAAGCCTTGGGATTATGAAGGTATAGAAGAAGCTTTTGtggtttttgtgttttttggaTAGGCTGCCAATGAGCATGAATGATGCATTTAGTGAAGGTAAATGTTTTTTGAATTAGCTGTCAATATGCAACAATGAAgcattttgtgtttttaaaaGGCTGTAAATGTGCAACAATGATGCATTTTGTgttttgtaaaatgttgtcaATATTCAACAATGATTACTACTGAATGATGCAACAATGCCaattcagaaaaataaaatcacaaaaacacCAACCAAATTCACAACAGCACCAACCAAATTCCACCATCACCAACACCatcacaaacaaaaacatCCACCACCAACAATGACATACACTAACAACCCATACTACAACAATCACAGATCATATACACAATTGACAATCCATTATGAGGAATGAAGCATATAGAAAGATCTCACCCATATCACGGATCCAAGGATTTTTCACCCCCAAAGTGCCTTCATCTCCCTTTCTGCCTTACCCTTGCTTTTCTTCCTTAGCCTTGCATTTCTCCAACAACGCCTTGCCAGCCTCGGTGACGACATATCTTCTTTCAAACTCTTCATCCGACATTACTACGCATTCACCGTCAGCCATGCATTTCTCCCACAACGCCTTGCCACGCTCGGTGACGACATATCTCCTTACAAACTCTTCATCCGACATTACTGCGCTTACTAGGCTGGAGGACTCTTCAAAGGTGGCATCGCCTTCACCAGCAGCAAGGCCTCCAGTCTGGGAGGCACCATCTTCACCACCAGCAACGTATCTGGTCGGGGTGGCGCCGCCTTCACCGCAAATTAGGCCTCCAGTCGGGGAGGCGCCGCCTTCACCGCCAATTACGCCTCCAGTCGGGGGAGAGTCGCCTACGCTGCCTGCGGGCTCGCCTGTTGAGGACCGGCAGATGAACGACCATAGATGGTGGATTAACCCTTCATCATCTTGGGCTGAATCTCGAGATCTACGGCGGGAACCGGCCGAAATACGACCTCTACCCCGGGAACTGGCCGAAATACGACCTCTTCCCCGGGAAGCGGCCGAAAGACGCCCTCTACCACGCGAGGCTGCTGGAATACGAATGAGGCGAGGGTTAATCCAGCCATCTCCATCGGCGAGGGGGCTGCGTGGCTTTCTCCGGTCGTCGGCGTTGGCGATGTGCGAGCGGTGCATTATTTGGGGTCTGCGAAATGAGAGAAAAGACGACGACGGGTGAGTTGAGAGTGAAGAGTACAGTCGACGTTTTGACTGAGAAGAGGAGGGCGGAACCTTGATTTTGTGTTCGAATTTCAGAGGGGGCGACGGATTTTATATCTAGGGTTAGCAgctgaagaagatgaagaagagagaagagagagtgtttttttgttttagagaGAGATGGGGAATGAGCGAGTGTGGTAAGGGAATTAGGGTTGgggatttttttcaaaaaattgtgtaattaacttttttaagtGTAATAAGGGGTGTTAATTAAACCAGCTAAATCACCATTAAATGTGCtgattttttccatttttagaaacgactcaactatgagggaacttcccgaaatggaaaaacgactcaactatgagggaacagagggagtaatagataaaatgcttagggcgggctatagtccgccccactgcGGTGCATAGGGCGTCTTAGGGCGTttcattgtggatgccctaaatATTAAGATATGGAGtacaattaacaaaaaaaaaagtcatgtCGGGGTCGGATACCCGCAACTTCGGGTgcgggatacccgactcgggtatcggGATTACCCGATATGTAGCGGAACAGGTATCGGAACTAAGTTTTTAGGTTaaatcgggtgcgggtacccgacGAATCGATTGCATGATAATCTAACTGGGGAGATTTTTAGTCACGAAAAATTAACCAACATGATTTGTCAATGGATCGATCTACCAATATAAATCAAAGGCGGCAAGAAACAgctaaaaatgtttttagtttgaATTGTTTCAAccttttagatattttaatgctatttcaaaaaatttcatttagatcggattttgaattttcaaacaattcaatttaattaaaattcagaTGTCGAATCAGATTGAAGTAGACAAAAGTACTAATTGAAATCCGAATACTCAGCCTTGCAGCCGGCCGTGGGAAAAGGATGATACAATTTTCtgaattacaaaataatttaggTAATCGATGACTTCATTTTTGTcttggtttttaattttatctatcaagcataaacacaaattttatattgattttaatatcGAACGAACTTGAAATATCCTATCAGTATCATCTAACCTTTATTTCAAAGAGATGCAGAGCACTGCAGTAATCACAAATCTTaataattgatgaaattagAAACAGTAAAAAACGCATGCTGTAtaggataaataaataaaaataaagataatgtGAATTCAACCATATAATCAATCAGAAACGAGTAATATGTTACAATATCACATAAATActtaatatgaatttaaaaagaaaaagaaggtgAACTCTAACCATATGATCAGTTAGACGACACAGAATATCACATAATATGAACTTGAAAAGAAATATAGGAACAAAAAGTTTACAAGTTTTGGTTTTTCCAGAGGGTAAAACGAAATAAGAAAACTCATCAATTGTTTAAACACTCCCGCATACTCTTCCAAATAAGACCAATACCGTGACAAAGTGAAATACGAGATGTAACAAAAAGCACTCTATCCTGCCATCTTGGTGAGGCGATGGATGGTGCTTCTTGCAACCCTATTACCAGGATCAAGTTTCATGACAGTTCTGAGATCTTCGGCTCCAAGCTTGTATTTCTCCATGCTCTCATAAAGGAGAGCACGCTGGACTAGAACAGATACATTCTTGCCATCACGTTCAAGCACCTGCACAAGATAACATGACTCTCTCAAGTTATTTATGTCGTGACAAGCAATTCAATATTGATTGGATGTGTGACAATGTAATGTCTCAAAGTTATAAGATTCCTCTTCACAAAAATTGTAGGCATACCATCAACATTCATAGTAGGCAACTTGGAAACCCATTCAAGATGAAGGTAGCTTTTACATTgtaagaagaaaatgaaaactgTAAACATAAGGCACCCAGCAATGACCAGATGATTTGATTAGAGAGGGCAGAATGTTTGgatctatacatatatgtgAAATTTAATGCTGGGTTAAGGTATCATTGCTACAAATTGCAGTTCGAGATACTCAATTCTACCATAAACCTGCTCTAACATTCATCAATGTTGACTATAATTACCCAGAGAGTGACTAATTGAGGATCAATGTGCAGAAGTAACAGAGAGCCCATGGGAGACCATCAGTACATCATATACAACAAGTGGAATCCTACTTACAGCCGCTAGCTcctaaatactagtataattctCATTTTACACCAATTCCACAATTAGAGAACAGAGAATTTCATGtctataacttttttttttttataactgCAGAATAAGGACTAGGAATCTAGGATTACCAATGGGTTCATCtgtagaaaattgaaataagtaATTGGATAGAGAATAAACTAGtacctttgtacagtcagctacAGCCTTCTTATACTCTCCGACTTCCTTGTAGCACGAAGCCCTGTTGACTAACACATCCTCCGTCCCATCATCACCAGCCTTCTCAAGAAGAACAACGGCCCAAGACAACCATTTTATAGCATCAGCAAATTGGCCCTGCTTGTAATTATCCATACCCTTATTCTTTGCAAATGAAGCAGAAACACCGGCAGGGGGAGGAGGAAGGCCTTCAAGCTCAGTAGTTCCCCCTGAATCATTTCCTGCATAATCTTCATTTATTCCCCAATCATCACCCTCCGAGAACTGCTGGGTAGCAAATCCTTCAGCCCCTCCTGTTACTCCACCAGCAGTCGAAGAAAATAATGCATCAAAGCCATTAGAACCCGAGGATTGTGTTTTAGGCTGACTTTGACTGGTGGGTACACTGCTAGAAAACCCGAAATCACCTAATGGATCATTGTTACTTGTAGGAAAAGCACTGGATGAAAATGTGGATCCACCAGTTTTTGAAGGGGCATTCTGAAAATTCGCAAATGCATCGCCCAATGGATCACTGTTATTAGCGGAAAAGGCATCAGAAGAAAATGAATCTCTGCTCGTTTTTGAAGCGGCATTTTGAAAATTCCCAAATGGATCATTGTTACTTGTGGGAAAAGCAGAACCTGATGAATTCGAAGTGGCATTTTGAAAATTCCCAAATGAATCATTGTTACTTGTGGGAAAAGCAGAACCTGATGAATTCGAAGTGGCATTTTGAAAGCCACCAAACAAATCATCCCCAAAACCACTCTTCTCAGTTGCTTTATTTGCTGACTTCATACCAGCAGACGACTTAGACGAAAAATCCACCAAAGATCCAAAAGGGTCCTTACTTGAACCCATCCCCACACCTCCAACTCCACCCCCTGCCATACTTTTCATTGATGGACCCCCAAGATTTGGATTTCTAACGCTACCACCACCCGAATTCACGGTGTTACCACCAAGACTCGAACTTCTGCCATAACTTCCACCATAGTTCACATTTCCACCACTACTACCGACATTAGATCCTGCAGTCCCGCCGACGGAATAACTAGTTTTTGGCAACGAATTCCTCAAATTCCCCATCGAGAATGCATTCTG
This window contains:
- the LOC125205934 gene encoding uncharacterized transmembrane protein DDB_G0289901; translated protein: MNSSYGKSNNNKSGVNAFDFDLGLGSGRSAPMNDKRNQTPSYSSTAYAYSSAQPKPNTASSWTHQPVLPAQSGPTSMVGDIFGKSWNSPAPPSSSASVVGVVNGKNPNLFSDLVNSAIGGNKSSSNVPLKNTAPAASQNAFSMGNLRNSLPKTSYSVGGTAGSNVGSSGGNVNYGGSYGRSSSLGGNTVNSGGGSVRNPNLGGPSMKSMAGGGVGGVGMGSSKDPFGSLVDFSSKSSAGMKSANKATEKSGFGDDLFGGFQNATSNSSGSAFPTSNNDSFGNFQNATSNSSGSAFPTSNNDPFGNFQNAASKTSRDSFSSDAFSANNSDPLGDAFANFQNAPSKTGGSTFSSSAFPTSNNDPLGDFGFSSSVPTSQSQPKTQSSGSNGFDALFSSTAGGVTGGAEGFATQQFSEGDDWGINEDYAGNDSGGTTELEGLPPPPAGVSASFAKNKGMDNYKQGQFADAIKWLSWAVVLLEKAGDDGTEDVLVNRASCYKEVGEYKKAVADCTKVLERDGKNVSVLVQRALLYESMEKYKLGAEDLRTVMKLDPGNRVARSTIHRLTKMAG